The following are encoded together in the bacterium genome:
- the alaS gene encoding alanine--tRNA ligase — MTGSQIRQAFLEFFRERGHTIVPSAPLVPQNDPSLLFTNAGMVPFKQVFLGGETRPYVRAADSQVCLRISGKHNDLEQVGRDTYHHTLFEMLGNWSFGDYYKAEAITWAWELLTGVWKLPKDKLYATVYTTDDEADALWRTRTDIAPEHISRFEDENFWEMGDTGPCGPCSEVHVDRGPAACDKQGQPHRCAVNGDCARYLEIWNLVFIQNNRDASGVLSELPAKHVDTGMGFERIAGILQGVASNYDIDLFRTIIARAEKLSGVRYGGDEKSDVSLRVIADHARAVTFLVSEGILPSNEGRGYVLRRLLRRAARHGKLLGIDRPFLFDVTGAVGDAMGDAYPAIVDGHARIAEVVRTEEERFAQTLDRGLALLAGEIETARTAGRTVLAGDVAFKLYDTYGFPLDLTADILTGEGMTVDQAAFDREMAAQRERARGAQRFADATGSAEIATAGDVRTRFVGDRIPEWESEVLALLVDGKTATGPVREGAHVDVVVAETPFYAESGGQTGDRGWVVTDAGTRVEIDDTVKVAPTVVAHRGVVRQGAIAVGDRVRLTIDPERREATRLNHSATHLVHAALRNRLGGHVKQAGSLVSADRLRFDFNHHKAVDDGELQAIEDDVNAMIRANADVAVDEMSYDDAIKAGALAFFGDKYGDRVRVIRMGDFSVELCGGTHVQRTGDIGYFRLRDESGVAAGVRRLEASTGAGAISAVRRQEELLGDLASLLKAGEGEARAKLEKILGQLREQEKRIGELQAKLAGGASRDFMADAKQVDGITVLATKVEGLDDKGLREMADRLRDKLGSGVVVLGAAQGEKAILLATVTKDLVGRYHAGNIIKQLAPLVGGGGGGRPDFAQAGGKEPGKIDSAIAAARELLGAR; from the coding sequence GTGACCGGGAGCCAGATCCGGCAGGCGTTTCTCGAGTTCTTCCGCGAGCGTGGCCACACCATCGTGCCCAGCGCCCCGCTGGTGCCGCAGAACGACCCGAGCCTCCTCTTCACGAACGCGGGGATGGTCCCGTTCAAGCAGGTCTTCCTCGGCGGCGAGACCCGGCCCTACGTGCGTGCTGCCGACAGCCAGGTCTGTCTTCGCATCAGCGGGAAGCACAACGACCTCGAGCAGGTGGGGCGCGACACGTACCACCACACGCTGTTCGAGATGCTCGGCAACTGGTCGTTCGGCGACTACTACAAGGCCGAGGCCATCACCTGGGCGTGGGAGCTCCTCACCGGCGTCTGGAAGCTGCCCAAGGACAAGCTCTACGCGACGGTCTACACCACCGACGACGAGGCCGACGCGCTGTGGCGCACCCGGACCGACATCGCGCCCGAGCACATCTCGCGCTTCGAGGACGAGAACTTCTGGGAGATGGGCGACACGGGCCCGTGCGGCCCGTGCTCCGAGGTCCACGTGGATCGCGGCCCCGCCGCCTGCGACAAGCAGGGCCAGCCGCATCGCTGCGCCGTCAACGGCGACTGCGCGCGCTATCTCGAGATCTGGAACCTCGTCTTCATCCAGAACAATCGCGACGCCTCCGGCGTGCTCTCCGAGCTGCCGGCGAAGCACGTCGACACCGGCATGGGCTTCGAGCGCATCGCCGGCATCCTCCAGGGCGTCGCCAGCAACTACGACATCGACCTCTTCCGCACGATCATCGCGCGCGCCGAGAAGCTCTCGGGCGTGCGCTACGGCGGCGACGAGAAGAGCGACGTCTCGCTGCGCGTGATCGCCGACCACGCCCGCGCGGTGACGTTCCTGGTCTCCGAGGGCATCCTGCCGTCGAACGAGGGTCGGGGCTACGTGCTGCGCCGCCTGCTGCGGCGCGCGGCGCGGCACGGGAAGCTGCTCGGCATCGACCGGCCGTTCCTGTTCGACGTCACCGGCGCCGTCGGCGACGCGATGGGCGACGCGTATCCGGCCATCGTCGACGGGCATGCGCGCATCGCCGAGGTCGTGCGTACCGAAGAGGAGCGCTTCGCGCAGACGCTCGACCGCGGCCTCGCGCTCCTCGCCGGCGAGATCGAGACGGCACGCACGGCGGGCCGCACGGTCCTGGCGGGCGACGTCGCGTTCAAGCTCTACGACACCTACGGCTTCCCGCTCGACCTCACCGCGGACATCCTCACGGGCGAAGGCATGACCGTCGACCAGGCCGCCTTCGATCGCGAGATGGCGGCGCAGCGCGAGCGTGCCCGCGGCGCCCAGCGCTTCGCCGACGCCACCGGCAGCGCCGAGATCGCCACCGCGGGCGACGTGCGCACGCGCTTCGTCGGCGATCGCATCCCCGAGTGGGAGTCCGAGGTGCTCGCGCTCCTCGTCGACGGCAAGACCGCGACGGGACCCGTGCGCGAGGGCGCCCACGTCGACGTCGTGGTCGCCGAGACGCCCTTCTACGCCGAGTCGGGCGGCCAGACGGGCGACCGCGGCTGGGTCGTCACCGACGCCGGCACGCGCGTCGAGATCGACGACACGGTGAAGGTCGCGCCCACCGTGGTCGCGCATCGCGGCGTCGTGCGGCAGGGAGCGATCGCGGTCGGCGACCGCGTCCGCCTCACGATCGATCCCGAGCGCCGCGAGGCCACGCGCCTCAACCACTCCGCGACCCACCTCGTGCACGCCGCCCTGCGCAACCGGCTCGGCGGCCACGTGAAGCAGGCGGGCTCGCTCGTCAGCGCCGACCGCCTGCGCTTCGACTTCAACCACCACAAGGCGGTGGACGACGGCGAGCTCCAGGCGATCGAGGACGACGTCAACGCCATGATCCGCGCCAACGCCGACGTCGCCGTCGACGAGATGTCCTACGACGACGCCATCAAGGCGGGCGCGCTCGCCTTCTTCGGCGACAAGTACGGCGACCGTGTGCGCGTCATCCGCATGGGCGACTTCTCGGTCGAGCTGTGCGGCGGCACGCACGTGCAGCGCACGGGCGACATCGGCTACTTCCGCCTGCGCGACGAGAGCGGCGTGGCCGCCGGCGTGCGCCGCCTCGAGGCGAGCACCGGCGCCGGGGCGATCTCGGCGGTGCGCCGGCAGGAGGAGCTGCTCGGCGACCTCGCGTCGCTGCTCAAGGCCGGCGAGGGCGAGGCCCGCGCCAAGCTGGAGAAGATCCTCGGCCAGCTGCGCGAGCAGGAGAAGCGCATCGGCGAGCTGCAGGCGAAGCTCGCCGGCGGCGCGTCGCGCGACTTCATGGCCGACGCGAAGCAGGTCGACGGCATCACGGTGCTGGCGACGAAGGTCGAGGGGCTCGACGACAAGGGCCTGCGCGAGATGGCGGACCGCCTGCGCGACAAGCTGGGCTCGGGCGTGGTCGTGCTCGGGGCCGCGCAGGGCGAGAAGGCCATCCTCCTGGCGACGGTCACGAAGGATCTCGTCGGGCGCTATCACGCCGGCAACATCATCAAGCAGCTCGCCCCGCTCGTCGGCGGCGGGGGCGGCGGCCGGCCCGACTTCGCGCAGGCAGGGGGCAAGGAGCCGGGCAAGATCGACTCGGCGATCGCGGCCGCGCGCGAGCTGCTCGGCGCCCGCTGA
- a CDS encoding PhoH family protein — MANLSEPAVAPASLRFDDPALFRELLGHHDEHLKIVEKATGARLHAGEGTVTVHGDAVEAELATRVLQQLYGLLEQGYPIYASDVDYATRILSADRGARLRDIFLDTVFISAHKRTITPKSLAQKGYIEAIRHFDIVFGIGPAGTGKTYLAMAMAVAELMRNNFQRIVLTRPAVEAGEKLGFLPGDLAEKVNPYLRPLYDALNEMVDYDRARKLIERGTIEVAPLAFMRGRTLNDAFVILDEAQNTTSEQMKMFLTRLGFGSKAVITGDVTQVDLPAGKASGLKEAARLLAHIKGIRFVTFTERDVVRHPLVQEIITAYDGADRSE, encoded by the coding sequence ATTGCGAACTTGAGCGAACCCGCCGTCGCCCCCGCGTCCCTGCGCTTCGACGATCCGGCGCTCTTCCGGGAGCTGCTCGGCCATCACGACGAGCACCTGAAGATCGTCGAGAAGGCGACCGGCGCGCGCCTCCACGCCGGCGAGGGCACCGTCACGGTGCACGGCGACGCCGTCGAGGCCGAGCTGGCGACCCGCGTGCTCCAGCAGCTCTACGGGCTCCTCGAGCAGGGCTATCCGATCTACGCCTCGGACGTCGACTACGCGACGCGCATCCTCTCGGCCGACCGCGGCGCGCGCCTGCGCGACATCTTCCTCGACACCGTCTTCATCTCCGCCCACAAGCGGACCATCACGCCGAAGAGCCTGGCGCAGAAGGGCTACATCGAGGCCATCCGCCACTTCGACATCGTCTTCGGCATCGGCCCCGCCGGCACCGGCAAGACGTACCTCGCCATGGCGATGGCCGTCGCCGAGCTCATGCGCAACAACTTCCAGCGCATCGTGCTGACGCGGCCCGCGGTCGAGGCGGGCGAGAAGCTCGGCTTCCTGCCCGGCGATCTCGCCGAGAAGGTGAACCCGTATCTCCGCCCGCTCTACGACGCGCTCAACGAGATGGTCGACTACGACCGCGCGCGCAAGCTCATCGAGCGCGGCACGATCGAGGTCGCACCGCTCGCCTTCATGCGCGGCCGCACGCTGAACGACGCGTTCGTGATCCTCGACGAGGCGCAGAACACGACGAGCGAGCAGATGAAGATGTTCCTGACGCGCCTCGGCTTCGGCTCGAAGGCGGTCATTACCGGCGACGTCACCCAGGTCGACCTGCCGGCCGGCAAGGCGTCGGGCCTTAAGGAGGCGGCGCGCCTGCTCGCGCACATCAAGGGCATCCGCTTCGTCACCTTCACCGAGCGCGACGTCGTGCGGCACCCGCTCGTGCAGGAGATCATCACCGCCTACGACGGCGCCGACCGCTCCGAGTGA
- the ybeY gene encoding rRNA maturation RNase YbeY, translated as MRGRRVPELAGRVSRNARRLLRALALPDAELSIVLCSDAVIHGLNRDWRGRDRPTDVLSFAQGEGEGARPAGLLGDVVISVDTARRQAAERGATLGRETDRLLVHGLLHLLGYDHEGSPAEARRMQRRERALRRILAPPHRSAA; from the coding sequence ATGCGCGGGCGGCGCGTGCCGGAGCTGGCGGGTCGCGTGAGCCGCAACGCCCGCCGGCTGCTGCGCGCCCTCGCGCTGCCCGACGCCGAGCTGTCCATCGTGCTCTGCTCCGACGCCGTCATCCATGGGCTGAACCGCGATTGGCGCGGCCGCGACCGTCCCACCGACGTGCTGTCGTTCGCGCAGGGCGAAGGCGAGGGGGCGCGGCCGGCAGGGCTCCTCGGCGACGTCGTGATCTCGGTCGACACCGCCCGCCGGCAGGCGGCCGAGCGCGGCGCGACGCTCGGCCGCGAGACCGATCGCCTGCTCGTGCACGGGCTGCTGCATCTCCTCGGCTACGACCACGAGGGCTCGCCGGCGGAGGCGCGTCGCATGCAGCGGCGCGAGCGCGCGCTGCGGCGCATCCTCGCGCCGCCGCACCGGAGCGCCGCGTGA
- the lnt gene encoding apolipoprotein N-acyltransferase, translated as MTAEPARQSGAETVHVGRNGAGGPLVAQLETPVPDGRWRRLAYAAGSGLLLSASFPSLDVTPLAWIGLVPLLLATHGRSVRSAFALGWVAGMTFFLATCYWIVHTISHYTPLPTVVCVVLLVAMSAVLACYHGAFAAGLRFFERRGLPALWLAPALWVTLEWVRGWFFIGFPWAALGYSQWRFSNLVQIVEVTGVYGVSAVLVLFNVVVAGVLRERGRGVLRVGPPLAVLTILVGVLPAVGAWRKGQLAAMPPAGRVTVAVAQGNVEQDRKWDPAFQAETMARYATLTREAARLKPDLVVWPETAAPFFFQEPSPWRQDLLELVREVRIPLLFGSPAFRVEDGRIEQLNRAFLLGPDGSEQGTYDKIQLVPFGEYVPFRRILFFVPQIVTAVGQIGAGIDPTVFTIPQAKLGTLICYEGIFPELPRRFVDAGAQVLVNITNDAWFGRTSAPWQHLVQESFRAIENRTPMVRAANTGISAFIDATGHIRWASPLYETLWYVDEVTWPGVKTFYAQYGNVFVWACAAVLVAFLGVGARRRAG; from the coding sequence GTGACGGCGGAGCCCGCACGCCAGTCGGGCGCCGAAACGGTCCACGTCGGCCGCAACGGCGCCGGCGGGCCCCTCGTCGCCCAGCTCGAGACGCCGGTCCCCGACGGCCGCTGGCGCCGCCTCGCCTACGCCGCCGGCAGCGGCCTCCTCCTGTCGGCGTCGTTCCCGAGCCTCGACGTCACGCCGCTCGCGTGGATCGGTCTCGTGCCGCTGCTGCTCGCCACCCACGGCCGCTCGGTGCGCTCCGCGTTCGCGCTCGGCTGGGTGGCGGGCATGACGTTCTTCCTCGCCACCTGCTACTGGATCGTGCACACGATCTCGCACTACACGCCGCTGCCGACGGTGGTGTGCGTCGTGCTGCTGGTGGCGATGTCGGCGGTGCTCGCGTGCTACCACGGCGCCTTCGCCGCCGGGCTGCGCTTCTTCGAGCGCCGCGGCCTGCCCGCGCTGTGGCTCGCGCCGGCGCTCTGGGTGACGCTCGAGTGGGTGCGCGGCTGGTTCTTCATCGGCTTCCCCTGGGCCGCGCTCGGCTACTCGCAGTGGCGCTTCTCGAACCTGGTGCAGATCGTCGAGGTGACCGGCGTCTACGGCGTGTCGGCGGTGCTCGTGCTGTTCAACGTCGTGGTCGCCGGCGTGCTGCGCGAGCGCGGCCGCGGCGTCCTGCGCGTCGGGCCGCCGCTCGCGGTGCTGACGATTCTCGTCGGCGTCCTGCCGGCGGTCGGTGCCTGGCGCAAGGGGCAGCTCGCCGCCATGCCGCCCGCGGGCCGCGTGACGGTCGCGGTGGCGCAGGGCAACGTCGAGCAGGACCGCAAGTGGGATCCGGCCTTCCAGGCCGAGACCATGGCGCGCTACGCGACGCTCACGCGCGAGGCGGCGCGGCTGAAGCCCGATCTCGTCGTGTGGCCCGAGACGGCGGCGCCGTTCTTCTTCCAGGAGCCGTCGCCGTGGCGCCAGGACCTCCTCGAGCTGGTGCGCGAGGTCCGCATCCCGCTGCTCTTCGGCAGCCCCGCCTTCCGCGTGGAAGACGGCAGGATCGAGCAGCTGAATCGCGCCTTCCTGCTCGGCCCCGACGGCAGCGAGCAGGGCACGTACGACAAGATCCAGCTCGTGCCGTTCGGCGAGTACGTCCCCTTCCGCCGCATCCTCTTCTTCGTCCCCCAGATCGTGACCGCGGTGGGCCAGATCGGCGCCGGCATCGACCCGACGGTGTTCACGATCCCGCAGGCGAAGCTCGGCACCCTCATCTGCTACGAGGGCATCTTCCCCGAGCTGCCCCGCCGCTTCGTGGACGCGGGTGCCCAGGTCCTCGTCAACATCACCAACGACGCCTGGTTCGGTCGCACCTCCGCCCCGTGGCAGCATCTCGTCCAGGAGTCCTTTCGCGCCATCGAGAACCGCACCCCGATGGTGCGCGCCGCCAACACCGGCATCAGCGCCTTCATCGACGCGACCGGCCACATCCGCTGGGCGAGCCCGCTGTACGAGACGCTCTGGTACGTCGACGAGGTCACGTGGCCGGGCGTGAAGACGTTCTACGCGCAGTACGGGAACGTGTTCGTGTGGGCGTGTGCGGCGGTGCTGGTGGCGTTCCTGGGCGTGGGCGCGCGGCGGCGGGCGGGGTAG
- the modC gene encoding molybdenum ABC transporter ATP-binding protein — protein MIALDVRLPLARFTLAVDVTLGGDGVTAVMGPSGAGKTSLLEAVAGLRRAAHGRVVVGDAVWQDGRTRRPPEQRRVGYVPQDAGLFPHLSARANVAFGARVDAARLAEIVDTLELGPLLARRPGTLSGGERQRVALARALAHAPALLLLDEPLGALDVALRERIVPWLLRLRASWQVPVLWVTHQVGEALALADTALLLRDGRVVAQGAPGDLLGIAAGERDGGVENLLPATIMEHDVAGGISRVRLGDGLGLSIPLHADRPPGSAVTLGVRAEDVLIAIAPVQGLSARNVVAATVLDVTRAGADALVRCVPAGGSAWLVRCTPAAVADLRLHTGRPVWLALKSHSVRVA, from the coding sequence GTGATCGCGCTCGACGTCAGGCTGCCGCTGGCGCGGTTCACGCTCGCGGTCGACGTCACCCTGGGCGGCGACGGCGTGACCGCGGTGATGGGCCCGTCGGGTGCGGGCAAGACGTCGCTGCTCGAGGCGGTCGCGGGCCTGCGCCGCGCCGCGCACGGGCGCGTCGTCGTGGGCGACGCCGTCTGGCAGGACGGCCGCACCCGCCGCCCCCCCGAGCAGCGCCGCGTCGGCTACGTGCCGCAGGACGCCGGGCTCTTTCCGCACCTCTCGGCGCGCGCGAACGTCGCCTTCGGCGCCCGCGTCGACGCCGCCCGGCTGGCGGAGATCGTCGACACGCTCGAGCTCGGCCCGCTGCTCGCGCGGCGCCCGGGCACGCTCTCCGGCGGCGAGCGCCAGCGCGTCGCCCTCGCCCGGGCGCTGGCGCACGCGCCGGCGCTGCTGCTGCTCGACGAGCCGCTCGGCGCGCTCGACGTCGCGCTGCGCGAGCGCATCGTCCCCTGGCTGCTGCGCCTGCGCGCCTCCTGGCAGGTGCCCGTGCTGTGGGTCACGCACCAGGTCGGCGAGGCGCTGGCGCTCGCCGACACCGCGCTCCTCCTGCGCGACGGCCGCGTCGTCGCCCAGGGCGCGCCGGGCGATCTGCTCGGGATCGCCGCCGGCGAGCGCGATGGCGGCGTCGAGAACCTGCTGCCGGCGACGATCATGGAGCACGACGTCGCCGGCGGCATCTCGCGCGTCCGCCTCGGCGACGGCCTCGGGCTCAGCATTCCGCTGCACGCCGACCGCCCCCCGGGCAGCGCCGTCACGCTCGGCGTGCGCGCCGAGGACGTGCTGATCGCGATCGCGCCGGTGCAGGGGCTCTCGGCCCGCAACGTCGTCGCCGCAACCGTGCTCGACGTCACGCGCGCCGGCGCGGACGCGCTGGTGCGCTGCGTGCCCGCCGGCGGCAGCGCCTGGCTCGTGCGCTGCACCCCCGCCGCCGTCGCCGATCTCCGGCTGCACACGGGACGCCCGGTCTGGCTCGCGCTGAAGAGCCACTCCGTGCGGGTCGCTTGA
- the modB gene encoding molybdate ABC transporter permease subunit — protein sequence MTAGDIGVVVFTLEVAALATLVILPPGVALALLLARWRGPGTGLVETLCSLPLVLPPTAVGLALLEVFARRGVLGGWLEGHGITIAFTWKGVLVATAVMAFPLLVRTARTAFEEVDPRLVGIARTLGCGPVSAFFRVTLPLAWRGVLAGTVLAFARALGEFGATVMLAGNIPGRTQTLSLAIFQAVQIGDDERARALAGVTVGLAFATLWAVEWLVRRRERRP from the coding sequence ATGACCGCCGGCGACATCGGCGTCGTCGTCTTCACCCTCGAGGTGGCGGCGCTCGCCACGCTCGTGATCCTGCCGCCCGGGGTCGCCCTGGCGCTGCTCCTGGCGCGCTGGCGCGGGCCGGGCACCGGCCTCGTCGAGACGCTGTGCTCGCTGCCGCTCGTGCTGCCCCCGACGGCGGTCGGCCTGGCGCTGCTCGAGGTCTTCGCCCGACGCGGCGTCCTCGGCGGCTGGCTCGAGGGGCACGGCATCACCATCGCCTTCACCTGGAAGGGCGTCCTCGTCGCCACGGCGGTGATGGCGTTCCCGCTCCTCGTACGCACCGCGCGCACCGCGTTCGAGGAGGTCGACCCGCGCCTCGTCGGCATCGCGCGCACGCTCGGCTGCGGGCCGGTGTCGGCGTTCTTCCGCGTCACGCTGCCGCTCGCGTGGCGCGGCGTCCTCGCCGGTACGGTGCTCGCGTTCGCGCGGGCGCTCGGCGAGTTCGGCGCCACGGTCATGCTCGCCGGCAACATCCCCGGACGCACGCAGACGCTGTCGCTGGCGATCTTCCAGGCCGTGCAGATCGGCGACGACGAGCGCGCCCGCGCGCTCGCGGGCGTCACCGTCGGGCTCGCCTTCGCGACCCTGTGGGCGGTCGAGTGGCTGGTGCGGCGACGGGAGCGGCGGCCGTGA
- the modA gene encoding molybdate ABC transporter substrate-binding protein: MTRLVVALLVALSLVAPRPVRAAEELLVFAAASLTNVLQEVVQAFEKTSHDRVTFSFGGSSDLARQIVAGAPADVFFSADVAQMERVVKVGAVQQGDVRELLTNSLVVIVPTNATTTIDGAGDLAKVKRLALADPKAVPAGVYTKQWLEKAGTWKATEPHVVPTVDVRAALAAVATGAADAAVVYRTDAAIEPRVRIAYAVPAADGPRIVYAVAPVQSSHKLDEAKELVDFLASPAARPAFERAGFGVLP; this comes from the coding sequence ATGACCCGACTCGTGGTGGCCCTGCTCGTCGCCCTCTCGCTCGTCGCCCCGCGGCCGGTGCGGGCCGCCGAGGAGCTGCTCGTCTTCGCCGCCGCCAGCCTGACGAACGTCCTCCAGGAGGTCGTGCAGGCGTTCGAGAAGACGAGCCACGATCGCGTCACCTTCAGCTTCGGCGGCTCCAGCGACCTCGCACGCCAGATCGTCGCCGGCGCACCGGCCGACGTGTTCTTCTCGGCCGACGTGGCGCAGATGGAGCGTGTCGTGAAGGTCGGCGCCGTGCAGCAGGGCGACGTGCGCGAGCTGCTCACGAACAGCCTCGTGGTGATCGTCCCGACGAACGCGACCACCACGATCGACGGCGCCGGCGACCTCGCGAAGGTGAAGCGCCTGGCCCTCGCCGATCCGAAGGCGGTGCCGGCCGGCGTCTACACGAAGCAGTGGCTCGAGAAGGCCGGCACCTGGAAGGCGACCGAGCCGCACGTCGTCCCCACCGTCGACGTCCGCGCCGCGCTCGCCGCCGTCGCCACCGGCGCCGCCGACGCCGCCGTGGTCTACAGAACGGACGCGGCGATCGAGCCGCGGGTGCGCATCGCGTACGCGGTCCCCGCCGCGGACGGGCCGCGCATCGTGTACGCGGTCGCGCCCGTGCAGTCCTCGCACAAGCTCGACGAGGCCAAGGAGCTGGTCGACTTCCTCGCCTCACCGGCGGCGCGCCCGGCCTTCGAGCGCGCGGGGTTCGGCGTCCTGCCGTGA
- the prfB gene encoding peptide chain release factor 2, producing MSPFARSRSVWPSSGGIFDLPQLERRAGELSLQAADPDFWNDAERAQAVTRENARVQAAIDGWRKQRGDVDEAQIFLEMAEEGDADALAELRAKVDAVSASLDALELQQLLGGEHDAGNALIEIHPGAGGLEAQDWAEMLLRMYLRWGERRGFKVELLEVQPGEGAGIKGATVAIEGPYAYGYAKAESGVHRLVRISPFDANARRQTSFASVLVMPELDDDIQIDIKDDDLRIDTYRSSGAGGQHVNKTDSAVRLTHLPTGIVVACQNERSQHKNKATAFKMLRAKLYELERQKQEEKVAQLQKGKTEIGFGHQIRSYVLHPYRMVKDHRTNAEIGNTDAVLDGDLDAFIDSWLRSQLTAERGDGAGAPA from the coding sequence GTGAGTCCGTTCGCACGCTCGAGGAGCGTGTGGCCGAGCTCGGGAGGCATCTTTGACCTCCCCCAACTCGAGCGCCGCGCGGGCGAGCTGAGCCTCCAGGCGGCCGACCCCGACTTCTGGAACGACGCCGAGCGCGCCCAGGCCGTCACCCGCGAGAACGCCCGCGTCCAGGCCGCGATCGACGGCTGGAGGAAGCAGCGCGGCGACGTCGACGAGGCGCAGATCTTCCTCGAGATGGCCGAGGAGGGCGACGCCGACGCGCTGGCCGAGCTGCGCGCCAAGGTCGACGCCGTCTCGGCGTCGCTCGATGCCCTGGAGCTGCAGCAGCTCCTCGGCGGCGAGCACGACGCCGGCAACGCCCTGATCGAGATCCACCCCGGCGCGGGCGGTCTCGAGGCCCAGGACTGGGCCGAGATGCTGCTGCGCATGTACCTGCGCTGGGGCGAGCGGCGCGGGTTCAAGGTGGAGCTGCTCGAGGTCCAGCCCGGCGAGGGTGCCGGCATCAAGGGTGCCACGGTCGCCATCGAGGGGCCCTACGCCTACGGCTACGCCAAGGCCGAGTCGGGCGTGCACCGGCTGGTGCGCATCTCGCCCTTCGACGCCAACGCCCGCCGCCAGACGTCGTTCGCGTCGGTGCTCGTGATGCCCGAGCTCGACGACGACATCCAGATCGACATCAAGGACGACGACCTCCGCATCGACACCTACCGCTCGAGCGGCGCCGGCGGCCAGCACGTCAACAAGACCGACTCGGCCGTTCGCCTGACCCACCTGCCGACCGGCATCGTCGTCGCCTGCCAGAACGAGCGCTCGCAGCACAAGAACAAGGCGACGGCGTTCAAGATGCTGCGTGCGAAGCTCTACGAGCTGGAGCGGCAGAAGCAGGAGGAGAAGGTGGCCCAGCTCCAGAAGGGCAAGACCGAGATCGGCTTCGGCCACCAGATCCGCTCGTACGTCCTGCACCCCTATCGGATGGTGAAGGACCACCGCACGAACGCCGAGATCGGCAACACCGACGCAGTGCTCGATGGCGATCTCGACGCGTTCATCGACTCCTGGCTGCGCTCGCAGCTGACGGCCGAGCGCGGCGACGGCGCCGGAGCGCCGGCGTGA
- a CDS encoding phosphoribosyltransferase, producing the protein MTRAERILADAGAVIRGSHVVYTSGRHGSAYVNKDAVYPDTRRVSELCALLAERARPQDAEIVCGPALGGIILAQWIGHHLDLPAVYAEKLPEGGLGLRRGYDKLVRGRRVLVVEDILNTGGSVAQAIAAVRAAGGEVVGVVALVNRGDVTAEQLGVPALSALVTLALDSWPAEACPLCRDGVVVNTEVGKGREFLAARDA; encoded by the coding sequence GTGACGCGCGCCGAGCGCATCCTCGCCGACGCCGGCGCCGTCATCCGCGGCAGCCACGTCGTCTACACCTCGGGCCGCCACGGCAGCGCCTACGTGAACAAGGACGCGGTGTATCCCGACACCCGGCGCGTGTCGGAGCTGTGCGCGCTGCTCGCCGAACGGGCGCGACCGCAGGACGCCGAAATCGTCTGCGGACCGGCGCTTGGCGGCATCATCCTCGCGCAGTGGATCGGACATCATCTGGATCTGCCTGCGGTCTACGCGGAGAAGCTGCCCGAGGGCGGGCTCGGCCTGCGACGCGGCTACGACAAGCTGGTGCGCGGCCGGCGCGTGCTCGTCGTGGAGGACATCCTCAACACCGGCGGCTCGGTGGCGCAGGCGATCGCCGCCGTGCGCGCCGCCGGCGGCGAGGTCGTCGGCGTGGTCGCGCTCGTGAATCGCGGCGACGTGACCGCGGAGCAGCTCGGCGTGCCCGCGCTGAGTGCGCTCGTCACGCTCGCCCTCGACTCGTGGCCCGCCGAGGCATGCCCGCTCTGCCGCGACGGCGTCGTCGTGAACACCGAGGTCGGCAAAGGTCGCGAGTTCCTCGCCGCCCGCGACGCCTGA